Proteins encoded within one genomic window of Enterococcus haemoperoxidus ATCC BAA-382:
- a CDS encoding PadR family transcriptional regulator — protein MDSQLKKGLLEYCILAILKKSDSYGYQIIKDLSDVITMSESTLYPILKRLETKEELETYSMEHNSRLRKYYRITDTGRDKIKEFIQEWDEVMKVYHFIEMGEKDE, from the coding sequence ATGGATTCACAATTAAAAAAAGGCTTGCTGGAATATTGTATTTTAGCCATTTTAAAGAAATCTGATTCCTACGGTTATCAAATCATCAAAGATTTATCAGATGTGATAACAATGTCAGAATCAACATTATATCCAATCTTAAAACGGTTAGAAACAAAGGAAGAATTAGAAACATATTCAATGGAACATAATAGTCGCTTAAGAAAATATTATCGAATCACAGATACCGGTAGAGATAAGATCAAAGAGTTTATCCAAGAATGGGACGAAGTAATGAAAGTATATCACTTTATTGAAATGGGGGAGAAAGATGAATAA
- a CDS encoding DUF1700 domain-containing protein, which yields MNKQSFLYQLKEGLIRLDEAEKEQFIRYYDELIEDYIEDGASEAQAVKKLGKPSVIASKILEEAFEEGNITPKKTLSPLLVLLLVLGFPLWGSLLIAVIALVASAYVVIWCLPFSTGVFAVAGLIASVFSMFASFFALQDGIYIAVTQLGVGVLVLGLAILSGLLTILMANYFIKISRSFSNKVFRLIRVKELLL from the coding sequence ATGAATAAACAATCGTTTTTGTACCAATTAAAAGAAGGGTTGATTCGTTTGGACGAAGCGGAAAAAGAACAATTTATCCGCTATTATGATGAACTGATCGAAGATTATATAGAAGATGGTGCAAGTGAAGCACAAGCTGTAAAAAAACTAGGGAAGCCATCGGTCATAGCTAGTAAAATTTTGGAAGAGGCATTTGAAGAAGGAAATATTACGCCGAAAAAAACGCTCAGCCCGTTACTTGTGCTGTTGCTCGTTCTTGGCTTTCCTTTATGGGGTAGTCTTTTAATCGCTGTAATTGCGCTTGTTGCATCTGCTTATGTGGTTATATGGTGTCTTCCTTTTTCGACTGGAGTGTTTGCAGTGGCTGGGTTGATTGCGTCCGTTTTTAGTATGTTTGCTAGTTTTTTTGCACTACAAGATGGTATTTATATTGCAGTCACGCAGTTAGGTGTTGGCGTTTTAGTATTGGGATTAGCCATACTGAGCGGGCTGTTAACGATTTTGATGGCAAACTATTTCATCAAAAT